The proteins below come from a single Burkholderia humptydooensis genomic window:
- the kdsB gene encoding 3-deoxy-manno-octulosonate cytidylyltransferase, whose translation MTSPLPFVAVVPARLASTRLPNKPLADLGGKPMVVRVAERAREAGAQQVLVASDAQSVLDAVREHGFDAVLTRADHPSGTDRLAEVAAKLGFGDDTIVVNVQGDEPLIDPQLVCDVASHLAAHPSCAIATAAHPIHEAHEVFNPNYVKVVLDANGVALYFSRAPIPWSRDAYLPHWPNVAAMPAPTCPVYRHIGLYAYRARFLRTYPTLAQAPIEAAEQLEQLRAMWHGERIAVLVTEHAPEAGIDTPADLERVQALFRSRAK comes from the coding sequence ATGACCTCCCCGCTCCCTTTCGTCGCCGTCGTCCCCGCCCGTCTCGCGTCGACCCGCCTGCCGAACAAGCCGCTCGCCGATCTCGGCGGCAAGCCGATGGTCGTGCGCGTCGCCGAGCGCGCGCGTGAAGCGGGCGCGCAGCAGGTGCTCGTCGCGTCCGATGCGCAAAGCGTGCTCGACGCGGTGCGCGAGCACGGCTTCGACGCGGTGCTCACGCGCGCCGACCACCCGTCCGGCACCGACCGCCTCGCCGAGGTCGCCGCGAAGCTCGGCTTCGGCGATGACACGATCGTCGTCAATGTTCAGGGCGACGAGCCACTGATCGATCCGCAGCTCGTGTGCGACGTAGCGTCGCACCTCGCCGCGCATCCATCGTGCGCGATCGCGACGGCCGCGCACCCGATTCACGAAGCGCACGAGGTGTTCAATCCGAACTACGTGAAGGTCGTGCTCGACGCGAACGGCGTCGCGCTGTACTTCTCGCGCGCGCCGATTCCGTGGTCGCGCGACGCGTACCTGCCGCACTGGCCAAACGTCGCGGCGATGCCCGCGCCGACGTGCCCCGTCTATCGGCACATCGGCCTCTACGCCTATCGCGCGCGTTTCCTGCGCACGTATCCGACGCTCGCGCAGGCGCCGATCGAGGCGGCCGAGCAGCTCGAGCAACTGCGCGCGATGTGGCACGGCGAGCGGATCGCGGTGCTCGTCACCGAGCACGCGCCCGAGGCCGGCATCGACACGCCGGCCGATCTCGAACGCGTGCAGGCCCTTTTTCGGTCTCGCGCCAAATAA
- the murB gene encoding UDP-N-acetylmuramate dehydrogenase — MPMFHPDSSVQLLPDYPLRAHNTFGFDVRARVAARIGSPGQFASLARDPRVAGLDTLVLGGGSNVVLTGDFDGLVLLDEIRGRALAREDDDAWYVEAGGGENWHAFVEWTLAEGMPGLENLALIPGTVGAAPIQNIGAYGVEMRERFASLRAVELATGEIAEFDATRCAFGYRDSFFKREGRGRFAIVSVTFRLPKAWTPRIGYADVARELAARGIDANVARARDVFDAVVAIRRAKLPDPLELGNAGSFFKNPVIDAQAFAALRAREPDVVSYPQPDGRVKLAAGWLIDRCGWKGRALGAAAVHERQALVLVNRGGASGADVLALARAIQRDVRERFGVELELEPVCL, encoded by the coding sequence ATGCCGATGTTCCATCCCGATTCCTCCGTCCAGTTGCTTCCCGACTATCCGCTGCGCGCGCACAACACGTTCGGCTTCGATGTGCGCGCGCGCGTTGCGGCGCGGATCGGCTCGCCCGGGCAGTTCGCGTCGCTCGCGCGCGACCCGCGCGTCGCGGGGCTCGACACGCTCGTGCTCGGCGGCGGCAGCAACGTGGTGTTGACGGGCGACTTCGACGGCCTCGTGCTGCTCGACGAGATCCGCGGCCGCGCGCTCGCGCGCGAGGACGACGACGCGTGGTACGTCGAGGCGGGCGGCGGCGAGAACTGGCACGCGTTCGTCGAATGGACGCTTGCCGAAGGCATGCCGGGGCTCGAGAATCTCGCGCTGATTCCGGGCACGGTCGGCGCGGCGCCGATCCAGAACATCGGTGCGTACGGGGTCGAGATGAGGGAGCGTTTCGCGTCGTTGCGCGCGGTCGAGCTCGCGACGGGCGAGATCGCCGAATTCGACGCCACGCGCTGCGCGTTCGGTTATCGAGACAGTTTCTTCAAGCGGGAAGGGCGCGGCCGTTTCGCGATTGTGTCGGTGACGTTCCGGCTGCCGAAGGCATGGACGCCGCGCATCGGCTATGCGGACGTCGCGCGCGAACTCGCCGCGCGCGGCATCGACGCAAACGTCGCGCGCGCGCGCGACGTGTTCGACGCAGTCGTCGCGATCCGGCGCGCGAAGCTGCCCGATCCGCTCGAGCTCGGCAACGCGGGCAGCTTCTTCAAGAATCCGGTGATCGACGCGCAGGCGTTCGCCGCGCTGCGCGCGCGCGAGCCCGACGTCGTGTCGTATCCGCAGCCGGACGGGCGCGTGAAGCTCGCGGCCGGCTGGCTGATCGACCGCTGCGGATGGAAAGGGCGCGCGCTCGGCGCGGCGGCCGTCCACGAGCGGCAGGCGCTCGTGCTCGTCAATCGCGGCGGCGCGTCGGGCGCTGACGTCCTCGCGCTCGCGCGTGCGATTCAGCGCGACGTGCGCGAGCGCTTCGGCGTCGAGCTGGAGCTGGAGCCGGTATGCCTGTAG
- the adk gene encoding adenylate kinase, translated as MRLILLGAPGAGKGTQANFIKEKFGIPQISTGDMLRAAVKAGTPLGVEAKTYMDEGRLVPDSLIIGLVRERLKEADCANGYLFDGFPRTIAQADAMKEAGVAIDYVLEIDVPFPEIIERMSGRRTHPASGRTYHVKFNPPKVEDKDDVTGEPLIQRDDDKEETVKKRLDVYEAQTKPLIAYYGDWAARGAENGLKAPAYRKISGLGSVDEIRARVFDVLK; from the coding sequence ATGCGTTTGATCCTGTTGGGCGCGCCCGGCGCGGGAAAGGGCACCCAGGCAAACTTCATCAAGGAAAAGTTCGGCATCCCGCAAATCTCGACGGGCGACATGCTGCGCGCCGCCGTGAAGGCCGGCACGCCGCTCGGCGTCGAGGCGAAGACGTACATGGATGAAGGCAGGCTCGTGCCGGATTCGCTGATCATCGGCCTCGTCAGGGAGCGCCTGAAGGAGGCGGACTGCGCGAACGGCTACCTGTTCGACGGCTTCCCGCGCACGATCGCGCAGGCCGACGCGATGAAGGAAGCGGGCGTCGCGATCGACTACGTGCTCGAAATCGACGTGCCGTTCCCGGAAATCATCGAACGGATGAGCGGCCGCCGCACGCACCCGGCGTCGGGCCGCACGTACCACGTGAAGTTCAACCCGCCGAAGGTCGAGGACAAGGACGACGTGACGGGCGAGCCCCTGATCCAGCGCGACGACGACAAGGAAGAGACGGTGAAGAAGCGCCTCGACGTGTACGAAGCGCAGACGAAGCCGCTCATCGCGTACTACGGTGACTGGGCGGCGCGCGGCGCGGAGAACGGCCTGAAGGCGCCCGCGTACCGGAAGATCTCCGGCCTCGGCTCTGTCGACGAAATCCGCGCGCGCGTGTTCGACGTGCTGAAATAA
- the xseA gene encoding exodeoxyribonuclease VII large subunit — translation MHSETTFAGSGGAPAGDGVIPVSALNRAIGTMLERTFPLLWVAGEVSNFTRAASGHWYFSIKDQQAQMRCVMFRGRAQHAEFMPREGDKIEVRALVTMYEPRGEVQLNVEAIRRTGQGRLYEAFLRLKAQLEAEGLFAPERKRPLPTHPRAIGIVTSLQAAALRDVLTTLARRAPHVPVIVYPAPVQGAGAAEKLAAMVETANARREVDVLIVCRGGGSIEDLWSFNDEGLARAIAASDVPVVCGVGHETDFTIADFAADVRAPTPTGAAELVSPQRALLLRELGDRRNALARGLRRGLDSRAQQLDWLARRLISPAERLQRQSMHVGQLAARLAAAGARPVRDARARFALVQLRWQRARPDVTQARQVLATFAQRLDATLQRRLERDTARVAACAARLEVLSPQRTLERGYAAIIDAQTGRAVRAPAALKPQRRLTVHLAEGSADVSLADVQPRLSDTF, via the coding sequence ATGCATTCCGAAACCACCTTTGCCGGCTCCGGCGGCGCGCCCGCGGGCGACGGCGTCATTCCCGTGTCCGCGCTCAACCGCGCGATCGGCACGATGCTCGAGCGCACGTTCCCGCTGCTGTGGGTCGCGGGCGAAGTGTCGAACTTCACGCGCGCGGCGAGCGGCCACTGGTATTTCTCGATCAAGGATCAGCAGGCGCAGATGCGCTGCGTGATGTTCCGCGGCCGCGCGCAACACGCGGAGTTCATGCCGCGCGAAGGCGACAAGATCGAAGTGCGCGCGCTCGTCACGATGTACGAGCCGCGCGGCGAAGTGCAACTGAACGTCGAGGCGATCCGGCGCACCGGGCAGGGGCGGCTCTACGAAGCGTTCCTGCGGCTGAAGGCGCAGCTCGAGGCCGAAGGGCTCTTCGCGCCCGAGCGCAAGCGGCCGCTGCCGACGCATCCGCGCGCGATCGGCATCGTCACGTCGCTGCAGGCGGCCGCGCTGCGCGATGTGCTGACGACGCTCGCGCGCCGCGCGCCGCACGTGCCGGTGATCGTCTATCCGGCGCCCGTGCAGGGCGCGGGCGCGGCGGAGAAGCTCGCCGCGATGGTCGAGACCGCGAACGCGCGGCGCGAGGTCGACGTGCTGATCGTCTGCCGCGGCGGCGGCTCGATCGAGGACTTGTGGTCGTTCAACGACGAGGGGCTCGCGCGCGCGATTGCGGCGAGCGACGTGCCCGTCGTCTGCGGCGTCGGCCACGAGACCGATTTCACGATCGCCGATTTCGCGGCCGACGTGCGCGCGCCGACGCCGACCGGCGCGGCCGAGCTCGTGAGCCCGCAGCGCGCGCTGTTGCTGCGCGAGCTGGGCGACCGGCGCAACGCGCTCGCGCGCGGCTTGCGGCGCGGCCTCGACTCGCGCGCGCAGCAGCTCGACTGGCTCGCGCGCCGCCTGATCAGCCCGGCCGAGCGCCTGCAGCGCCAGTCCATGCACGTGGGGCAACTCGCCGCGCGGCTCGCGGCGGCGGGCGCGCGGCCCGTGCGCGACGCGCGCGCGCGTTTCGCGCTCGTGCAATTGCGCTGGCAGCGCGCGCGGCCCGACGTCACGCAGGCGCGGCAGGTGCTCGCGACGTTCGCGCAAAGGCTCGATGCGACGCTGCAGCGGCGTCTCGAACGCGACACCGCGCGCGTCGCCGCGTGCGCGGCGCGGCTCGAGGTGCTGAGCCCGCAACGCACGCTGGAGCGCGGCTACGCGGCGATCATCGACGCGCAGACGGGCCGCGCGGTGCGCGCGCCCGCGGCGCTCAAGCCGCAGCGCCGGTTGACCGTGCATCTCGCCGAGGGCTCGGCCGACGTGTCGCTCGCCGATGTGCAACCGCGTCTTTCGGATACGTTCTGA
- the lpxK gene encoding tetraacyldisaccharide 4'-kinase produces MSARPGLLARAEARLTREWQRRGALAWALAPFACAFGAIAALRRAAYARGWKKRVDCGVPVVVVGNVTVGGTGKTPTVIALVDALRAAGFTPGVVSRGYGAKIVAPTAVTPESPPQRAGDEPLLIARRTLAPVWVCPDRVAAVRALKAAHPEVDVVVSDDGLQHYRLARAVEIVVFDHRLGGNGFLLPAGPLREPLSRRRDATLVNDPYSRALPPWPDTFALALAPGDAWHLDRPSRRRPLAQFAGERVLAAAGIGAPERFFATLRAAGVTPATRPLPDHYAFATNPFADDHFDAILITEKDAVKLGTSWRDTRIWVVPVEAALDPRLIALVVEKLRGRTSA; encoded by the coding sequence ATGAGCGCTCGGCCGGGATTGCTCGCGCGCGCCGAAGCGCGCCTCACTCGCGAATGGCAGCGCCGCGGCGCGCTCGCGTGGGCGCTCGCGCCCTTCGCATGCGCGTTCGGCGCGATCGCCGCGCTGCGCCGCGCCGCCTATGCGCGCGGCTGGAAGAAACGCGTCGACTGCGGCGTGCCCGTCGTCGTCGTCGGCAACGTGACGGTCGGCGGCACCGGCAAGACGCCGACGGTGATCGCGCTCGTCGACGCGCTGCGCGCCGCGGGCTTCACGCCCGGCGTCGTGTCGCGCGGCTACGGCGCGAAGATCGTCGCGCCGACCGCGGTCACGCCCGAGTCGCCGCCGCAGCGGGCGGGCGACGAGCCGCTGCTGATCGCGCGCCGCACGCTCGCGCCCGTGTGGGTGTGCCCGGACCGCGTCGCGGCCGTGCGCGCGCTGAAGGCCGCGCACCCCGAAGTCGACGTCGTCGTGAGCGACGACGGCCTGCAGCACTACCGGCTCGCGCGCGCAGTCGAGATCGTCGTGTTCGATCATCGCCTCGGCGGCAACGGTTTCCTGCTGCCGGCCGGGCCGCTGCGCGAACCGCTGTCGCGCCGCCGCGACGCAACGCTCGTCAACGATCCATACAGCCGCGCGCTGCCGCCGTGGCCCGACACGTTCGCGCTCGCGCTCGCGCCCGGCGACGCATGGCATCTCGATCGGCCGTCGCGCCGCAGGCCGCTCGCGCAGTTCGCGGGCGAGCGCGTGCTCGCGGCGGCGGGCATCGGCGCGCCGGAGCGCTTCTTCGCGACGCTGCGCGCGGCGGGCGTCACGCCCGCGACGCGCCCGCTGCCCGACCACTACGCGTTCGCCACGAACCCGTTCGCCGACGATCATTTCGACGCGATCCTGATCACCGAGAAGGATGCAGTAAAATTGGGGACTTCGTGGCGCGACACTCGCATCTGGGTCGTCCCGGTCGAAGCCGCGCTCGATCCCCGCCTTATCGCTCTCGTTGTGGAGAAACTCCGTGGACGCACGTCTGCTTGA
- a CDS encoding SirB1 family protein yields MTRVLDYFSSLVAEDDGLPLTEAALSLAQDAYPDVDLQGVLAELDALAARLARRLPDGAGASEKLALLNDFFFRELGFACNHNDYYDPDNSYLNMVLKRRRGIPITLAVLYLELAGQVGVPARGVSFPGHFLLRIALPDGDSILDPTTGRSLSEPELVEMLEPYVAHAEGGTASVLRALLQPATEREIVARMLNNLKAVYLQTERWQRLLGVQERLVILLPGQLDEVRDRGFAYARLDYLRPALEDLQTYLGERPDAVDATIVEAQVSELRQRMQRDDDD; encoded by the coding sequence ATGACTCGCGTTCTCGACTATTTCAGTTCGCTCGTCGCCGAAGACGATGGCCTGCCGCTCACCGAGGCGGCGCTGTCGCTCGCGCAGGACGCCTATCCCGACGTGGACCTGCAAGGCGTGCTCGCTGAGCTCGACGCGCTCGCCGCGCGGCTCGCGAGGCGGCTGCCGGACGGCGCGGGCGCGAGCGAGAAGCTCGCGCTCCTGAACGACTTCTTCTTCCGCGAGCTCGGCTTCGCGTGCAACCATAACGACTACTACGATCCGGACAACAGCTATCTGAACATGGTGCTCAAGCGCCGCCGCGGGATTCCGATTACGCTCGCGGTGCTGTATCTGGAGCTTGCCGGGCAGGTTGGCGTGCCGGCGCGCGGCGTGTCGTTTCCCGGGCATTTCCTGCTACGCATCGCGCTGCCGGACGGCGATTCGATCCTCGATCCGACGACGGGGCGCTCGCTGTCGGAACCGGAGCTCGTCGAGATGCTCGAGCCGTACGTCGCGCACGCCGAGGGCGGCACGGCGAGCGTGCTGCGCGCGCTGCTGCAGCCGGCGACGGAACGCGAGATCGTCGCGCGGATGCTGAACAACCTGAAAGCCGTCTATTTGCAGACGGAGCGCTGGCAGCGGCTGCTCGGCGTGCAGGAACGGCTCGTGATCCTGCTGCCGGGGCAGCTCGACGAAGTGCGCGACCGCGGCTTCGCGTACGCGCGCCTCGACTACCTGCGTCCCGCGCTCGAGGATCTGCAGACGTATCTCGGCGAGCGGCCCGACGCGGTCGACGCGACGATCGTCGAAGCGCAGGTCAGCGAGTTGCGGCAGCGGATGCAGCGCGACGACGACGATTGA
- a CDS encoding 3-hydroxyacyl-CoA dehydrogenase has translation MEIRDNVFLITGGASGLGAGTARLLTEAGGKVVLADLNQEAGEALARELGGVFVKCDVAREEDAQAAVAAATKLGTLRGLVNCAGIAPAAKTVGKDGPHPLELFAKTITVNLIGTFNMIRVAAAAMAANEPAQTGERGVIVSTASVAAFDGQIGQAAYAASKAGVAGMTLPIARDLSRNAIRVMTIAPGIFETPMLLGMPKEVQDALGAMVPFPPRLGKPAEYAMLVKQIVENPMLNGEVIRLDGAIRMQPK, from the coding sequence ATGGAGATTCGCGACAACGTCTTCCTGATCACGGGCGGCGCGTCCGGGCTCGGCGCGGGCACCGCGCGCCTCTTGACCGAGGCGGGCGGCAAGGTCGTGCTCGCCGACCTGAATCAGGAAGCGGGAGAAGCGCTCGCGCGCGAGCTGGGCGGCGTGTTCGTCAAGTGCGACGTCGCGCGCGAAGAAGACGCGCAGGCGGCCGTCGCCGCCGCGACGAAGCTCGGCACGCTGCGCGGGCTCGTCAACTGCGCGGGCATCGCGCCCGCGGCGAAGACGGTCGGCAAGGACGGCCCGCACCCGCTCGAGCTGTTCGCGAAGACGATCACCGTGAACCTGATCGGCACGTTCAACATGATTCGCGTCGCAGCCGCCGCGATGGCCGCGAACGAGCCGGCGCAAACCGGCGAGCGCGGCGTGATCGTCAGCACCGCGTCGGTCGCCGCGTTCGACGGCCAGATCGGCCAGGCCGCGTACGCGGCGTCGAAGGCGGGCGTCGCCGGCATGACGCTGCCCATCGCGCGCGACCTGTCGCGCAACGCGATTCGCGTGATGACGATCGCGCCCGGCATCTTCGAGACGCCGATGCTGCTCGGCATGCCGAAGGAAGTGCAGGACGCGCTCGGCGCGATGGTGCCGTTCCCGCCTCGCCTCGGCAAGCCGGCCGAGTACGCGATGCTCGTCAAGCAGATCGTCGAGAACCCGATGCTCAACGGCGAGGTGATCCGCCTCGACGGCGCGATCCGGATGCAGCCGAAGTAA
- a CDS encoding Trm112 family protein: MDARLLEILVCPICKGPLHYDRGAQELVCNADKLAYPIRDGIPVMLVDEARQTVEGTPVDPAGPAQGR, translated from the coding sequence GTGGACGCACGTCTGCTTGAAATCCTCGTCTGCCCGATTTGCAAGGGCCCGCTCCACTACGACCGCGGCGCGCAGGAGCTCGTCTGCAACGCCGACAAGCTCGCGTATCCGATCCGCGACGGCATTCCGGTGATGCTCGTCGACGAAGCGCGGCAGACCGTCGAAGGCACGCCGGTCGATCCGGCCGGCCCGGCCCAGGGCCGCTGA
- the murJ gene encoding murein biosynthesis integral membrane protein MurJ yields the protein MNLFRALLTVSGFTLLSRVTGLARETLIARAFGASQFTDAFYVAFRIPNLLRRLSAEGAFSQAFVPILAEFKNQKGHDVTKALVDAMSTVLAWALAFLSLAGIAGASWVVFAVASGLRADGQAFPLAVAMTQIMFPYIVFISLTTLASGVLNTYKSFSLPAFAPVLLNVAFIVAAVFVAPHLKVPVYALAWAVIAGGVLQFAVQLPGLKKIDMVPAIGVNPMRALAHPGVKRVLAKMVPATFAVSVAQLSLIINTNIASRLGQGAVSWINYADRLMEFPTALLGVALGTILLPSLSKAHVDADSTEYSALLDWGLRVTFLLAAPSALALFFFAKPLTATLFNYGKFDAHTVTMVARALATYGIGLVGIILIKILAPGFYAKQDIKTPVKIAVGVLVVTQLSNYVFVPIIGHAGLTLSIGVGACLNSLLLFIGLRRRGIYQPSPGWLRFFAQLAGASLVLAGVMHWLAINFDWTAMRAAPLERIALMAACLVLFAALYFGMLWLMGFKYAYFRRRAK from the coding sequence ATGAATCTATTCCGAGCCCTGCTGACGGTCAGCGGCTTCACGCTGCTGTCGCGCGTGACCGGACTGGCCCGTGAGACGCTGATCGCCCGCGCGTTCGGCGCCAGTCAATTCACCGACGCGTTCTACGTCGCCTTCCGCATTCCGAACCTGCTGCGCCGGCTGTCCGCCGAAGGCGCGTTCTCGCAGGCGTTCGTGCCGATTCTCGCCGAGTTCAAGAATCAAAAAGGGCATGATGTGACGAAAGCGCTCGTCGACGCGATGTCGACCGTGCTCGCGTGGGCGCTCGCATTCCTGTCGCTCGCCGGGATCGCCGGCGCGTCGTGGGTCGTGTTCGCGGTCGCGTCGGGGCTGCGCGCGGACGGGCAGGCGTTCCCGCTCGCCGTCGCGATGACGCAGATCATGTTCCCGTACATCGTGTTCATTTCGCTCACGACGCTCGCGTCGGGCGTGCTCAACACATACAAGAGCTTTTCGCTGCCGGCGTTCGCGCCCGTGCTGCTGAACGTCGCGTTCATCGTCGCGGCCGTGTTCGTCGCGCCGCATCTGAAGGTGCCCGTCTACGCGCTCGCGTGGGCGGTGATCGCGGGCGGCGTGCTGCAGTTCGCGGTGCAGTTGCCGGGGCTGAAGAAGATCGACATGGTGCCCGCGATCGGCGTCAATCCGATGCGCGCGCTCGCGCATCCGGGCGTGAAGCGCGTGCTCGCGAAGATGGTGCCCGCGACGTTCGCGGTGTCGGTCGCGCAGTTATCGCTGATCATCAATACGAACATTGCGTCGCGGCTCGGGCAGGGCGCCGTGTCGTGGATCAATTACGCCGACCGGCTGATGGAATTCCCGACCGCGCTCCTCGGCGTCGCGCTCGGCACGATCCTGTTGCCGAGCCTGTCGAAGGCGCATGTCGACGCCGATTCGACCGAGTATTCGGCGCTCCTCGACTGGGGACTGCGGGTCACGTTCTTGCTCGCGGCGCCGAGCGCGCTCGCGCTCTTCTTCTTCGCCAAGCCGTTGACGGCGACGCTCTTCAACTACGGCAAGTTCGACGCGCACACGGTCACGATGGTCGCGCGCGCGCTCGCGACATACGGGATCGGCCTCGTCGGCATCATCCTCATCAAGATCCTCGCGCCCGGCTTCTATGCGAAGCAGGACATCAAGACGCCCGTGAAGATCGCGGTCGGCGTGCTCGTCGTCACGCAGCTATCGAACTACGTGTTCGTGCCGATCATCGGTCATGCGGGGCTCACGCTCAGCATCGGCGTCGGCGCGTGCCTGAATTCGCTGCTCCTCTTCATCGGGTTGCGCCGCCGCGGCATCTACCAGCCGTCGCCCGGCTGGCTGCGTTTTTTCGCGCAGCTCGCGGGCGCGTCGCTCGTGCTCGCCGGCGTGATGCACTGGCTCGCGATCAACTTCGACTGGACCGCGATGCGCGCGGCGCCGCTCGAGCGGATCGCGCTGATGGCCGCCTGCCTCGTTCTGTTCGCTGCACTATATTTCGGTATGTTGTGGCTGATGGGTTTCAAATACGCGTACTTCAGACGGCGCGCCAAGTAA
- a CDS encoding DUF3579 domain-containing protein yields MAETLPTEYFIQGITKDGKKFRPSDWSERLAGVMSCYGPGASGPNARLQYSRYVRPTLLGDLKCVIVDARLRDVEPMAFDFVMNFAKDNNLVVTEACELPDYSKTQK; encoded by the coding sequence ATGGCTGAAACTCTCCCGACCGAATATTTCATTCAGGGCATCACGAAAGATGGGAAGAAGTTTCGGCCGAGCGACTGGTCCGAGCGTCTCGCAGGCGTGATGTCGTGCTACGGTCCGGGGGCGAGCGGGCCCAATGCCCGCCTTCAATATTCGCGCTACGTGCGGCCGACGCTGCTCGGCGATCTCAAGTGCGTGATCGTCGATGCCCGGCTGCGCGATGTCGAGCCGATGGCGTTCGATTTCGTGATGAATTTCGCTAAGGACAACAACCTCGTTGTCACCGAGGCGTGCGAGCTGCCCGATTACAGCAAGACGCAAAAGTAG
- the rpsT gene encoding 30S ribosomal protein S20, with translation MANSAQARKRARQAAKANSHNSALRSKFRTAIKAVRKAIDAGDQAKAAELFKAATKTIDTIADKKIVHKNKAARHKSRLSAAVKGLQAQAAQ, from the coding sequence ATGGCTAACTCCGCACAAGCACGCAAGCGCGCCCGCCAGGCAGCGAAGGCAAACTCGCACAACTCGGCGCTGCGTTCGAAATTCCGCACCGCGATCAAGGCCGTCCGCAAGGCGATCGACGCCGGCGATCAGGCAAAGGCCGCCGAACTCTTCAAGGCCGCGACGAAGACGATCGACACGATCGCCGACAAGAAGATCGTTCACAAGAACAAGGCCGCTCGCCACAAGAGCCGCCTCTCCGCAGCCGTCAAGGGCCTGCAGGCACAAGCCGCGCAGTAA
- the argF gene encoding ornithine carbamoyltransferase: MTAKTIRHYLQFKDFSLEDYEYVLERTGILKRKFKNYETYHPLHDRTLAMIFEKSSTRTRLSFEAGIFQLGGHAVFMSTRDTQLGRGEPVEDSAQVISRMVDIIMIRTFEQDIIQRFAENSRVPVINGLTNEYHPCQVLADIFTYYEHRGPIRGKTVAWVGDANNMLYTWIQAARILDFKLRLSTPPGYALDAKLVDAESALFYQVFDDPNEACKGADLVTTDVWTSMGFEAENEARKQAFADWCVDGEMMSHANPDALFMHCLPAHRGEEVAASVIDGPQSVVWDEAENRLHVQKALMEFLLLGRLNH; encoded by the coding sequence ATGACCGCCAAGACCATTCGTCACTACCTGCAGTTCAAGGATTTCTCGCTGGAAGACTACGAGTACGTGCTCGAACGCACGGGTATCCTGAAGCGCAAATTCAAGAACTACGAGACCTATCACCCGCTGCACGACCGCACGCTCGCGATGATCTTCGAGAAGAGCTCGACGCGCACGCGCCTGTCGTTCGAGGCCGGGATCTTCCAGCTAGGCGGCCACGCCGTGTTCATGAGCACGCGCGACACGCAGCTCGGCCGCGGCGAGCCCGTCGAGGATTCGGCGCAGGTGATCTCGCGAATGGTCGACATCATCATGATCCGCACGTTCGAGCAGGACATCATCCAGCGCTTCGCCGAGAATTCGCGCGTGCCCGTGATCAATGGTCTGACGAACGAGTACCACCCGTGCCAGGTGCTCGCCGACATCTTCACGTATTACGAGCATCGCGGCCCGATTCGCGGCAAGACGGTCGCATGGGTCGGCGACGCGAACAACATGCTGTACACGTGGATACAGGCCGCGCGCATCCTCGACTTCAAGCTGCGGCTGTCGACGCCGCCCGGCTACGCGCTCGACGCGAAGCTCGTCGACGCGGAAAGCGCGCTGTTCTATCAGGTGTTCGACGATCCGAACGAAGCGTGCAAGGGCGCGGACCTCGTCACGACCGACGTGTGGACGAGCATGGGCTTCGAAGCGGAAAACGAGGCGCGCAAGCAGGCGTTCGCCGACTGGTGCGTCGACGGGGAGATGATGTCGCACGCGAATCCCGACGCGCTCTTCATGCACTGCCTGCCCGCGCACCGCGGCGAGGAAGTGGCGGCGAGCGTGATCGACGGCCCGCAAAGCGTCGTGTGGGACGAGGCGGAAAACCGCCTGCACGTGCAAAAGGCGCTGATGGAGTTCCTGCTGCTCGGGCGCCTGAACCACTGA
- the sodB gene encoding superoxide dismutase [Fe] yields the protein MAHTLPPLPYAEDALAPHISQETIQYHYGKHHQAYVTNLNNLIPGTEFESLPLEEIVKKSSGGIFNNAAQIWNHTFFWNSLSPNGGGAPTGALGDAISAKWGSFDAFKEAFTKAAVGTFGSGWAWLVKKADGSLDIVSTSNAATPLTTADKPLLTIDVWEHAYYIDYRNARPKFVEAFWNIVNWDFAAKNFA from the coding sequence ATGGCTCATACGCTCCCGCCGTTGCCGTACGCTGAAGACGCCCTCGCTCCGCACATCTCGCAGGAGACGATCCAGTATCACTACGGCAAGCATCACCAGGCTTATGTGACGAACCTGAACAACCTGATCCCCGGCACGGAATTCGAGAGCCTGCCGCTGGAAGAGATCGTGAAGAAGTCGTCGGGCGGCATCTTCAACAACGCCGCGCAGATCTGGAATCACACGTTCTTCTGGAACAGCCTGTCGCCGAACGGCGGCGGCGCGCCGACGGGCGCGCTCGGCGACGCGATCAGCGCGAAGTGGGGCTCGTTCGACGCGTTCAAGGAAGCGTTCACGAAGGCGGCGGTCGGCACGTTCGGCTCGGGCTGGGCGTGGCTCGTGAAGAAGGCGGACGGTTCGCTCGACATCGTGTCGACGAGCAATGCGGCCACGCCGCTCACGACGGCCGACAAGCCGCTCCTCACGATCGACGTGTGGGAGCACGCTTACTACATCGATTACCGCAACGCGCGTCCGAAGTTCGTCGAAGCGTTCTGGAACATCGTGAACTGGGACTTCGCCGCGAAGAACTTCGCTTAA